Proteins encoded by one window of Enterococcus faecalis:
- the guaB gene encoding IMP dehydrogenase, with protein MSNWETKFAKKGLTFDDVLLIPAESHVLPNDVDMSVQLAKNIKLNIPLMSASMDTVTDSNMAIAMARQGGLGVVHKNMTVAQQADEVRKVKRSESGVIIDPFFLTPTNLVVDAEELMSRYRISGVPIVETMENRKLVGIITNRDMRFVTDYQIKIEEVMTKDHLVTAPVGTSLKDAEKILQKHKIEKLPIVDEAGRLSGLITIKDIEKVIEFPNAAKDEHGRLLVAAAVGVTSDTFERAEALLEAGADAIVIDTAHGHSAGVIRKIKEIRETFPEATLIAGNVATAEATKALYDVGVDVVKVGIGPGSICTTRVVAGVGVPQLTAIYDAASVAREYGKAIIADGGIKYSGDIVKALAAGGHAVMLGSMLAGTDESPGEFEIYQGRRFKTYRGMGSLGAMEKGSSDRYFQGSVNEANKLVPEGIEGRVAYKGSVSDIVFQLIGGLKSGMGYVGAADLKALREEAQFVQMSGNGLKESHPHDVQITKEAPNYSVQ; from the coding sequence ATGTCAAATTGGGAAACAAAATTTGCGAAAAAAGGTCTTACATTTGATGATGTGCTATTAATCCCTGCAGAAAGCCATGTCTTACCAAATGATGTAGACATGAGTGTACAATTAGCTAAAAATATCAAGTTAAATATTCCATTGATGAGTGCCAGTATGGATACTGTTACAGATAGTAATATGGCAATTGCGATGGCTCGTCAAGGTGGACTAGGTGTCGTACATAAAAATATGACTGTCGCCCAACAAGCAGACGAAGTACGTAAAGTCAAACGTTCTGAAAGCGGCGTTATCATTGATCCATTCTTTCTAACACCAACAAACTTAGTAGTGGATGCAGAAGAATTAATGAGTCGTTACCGTATTAGCGGTGTGCCAATTGTAGAAACAATGGAAAACCGTAAATTAGTCGGAATTATTACAAACCGTGATATGCGTTTTGTAACGGACTACCAAATCAAAATTGAAGAAGTCATGACAAAAGATCATTTAGTCACTGCGCCAGTTGGCACATCTTTAAAAGATGCAGAAAAAATCTTACAAAAACATAAAATCGAAAAATTACCAATCGTTGATGAAGCAGGTCGCTTAAGTGGCTTAATTACAATTAAAGACATTGAAAAAGTGATTGAATTCCCAAATGCTGCCAAAGATGAACACGGTCGTTTACTTGTGGCGGCAGCAGTCGGTGTCACTAGTGATACGTTCGAACGTGCGGAAGCATTATTAGAAGCAGGTGCCGATGCGATTGTTATCGATACTGCACATGGCCATAGTGCCGGCGTTATTCGCAAAATTAAAGAAATTCGTGAAACGTTCCCTGAAGCAACATTAATTGCTGGTAATGTTGCCACTGCTGAAGCAACCAAAGCATTGTATGATGTCGGCGTTGACGTTGTCAAAGTTGGTATTGGACCTGGTTCAATTTGTACAACACGTGTCGTTGCCGGTGTTGGTGTTCCTCAATTAACAGCGATTTATGATGCTGCTTCTGTGGCTAGAGAATATGGTAAAGCAATTATCGCTGATGGCGGTATTAAATATTCTGGTGATATCGTGAAAGCCTTAGCTGCTGGTGGACATGCTGTAATGCTAGGAAGTATGTTAGCAGGTACAGATGAATCTCCAGGCGAATTTGAAATTTATCAAGGCCGTCGTTTCAAAACTTACCGTGGCATGGGCTCATTGGGTGCAATGGAAAAAGGATCAAGTGATCGTTACTTCCAAGGAAGTGTCAATGAAGCAAACAAATTAGTGCCAGAAGGAATCGAAGGACGTGTCGCTTACAAAGGAAGCGTTTCTGATATTGTCTTCCAATTAATCGGTGGCTTGAAATCAGGGATGGGTTACGTCGGTGCAGCAGACCTGAAAGCGTTGCGTGAAGAAGCACAATTTGTTCAAATGAGTGGTAACGGATTGAAAGAATCACATCCACATGACGTTCAAATCACAAAAGAAGCACCAAACTATTCTGTTCAATAA
- a CDS encoding 6-pyruvoyl-tetrahydropterin synthase-related protein, which yields MGQQVKSWCRQHERLLIFISFLLLSGLSLYFVYFQENFLRASDFRFHQNRVEGLALAIKNNDWFPKINYFFLGGYGYASSLFYPDAYLYLPALLRVLGLSFVASMAIFVFAVNLATFSLTYYAGRLMALSKKRSYLFAILYGLSIYRMQDLFNRQALGEFLALSFFPLVLASLFLLRKGTTKCWPLLTLAMTGIGLAHFISIEMVSIWIGLYILFYWQQFFKKEVLWALAKAAGLTLLWLAFYLLPVAEQMKNQVFKVTSNPLTYISERSYPIVSLFINSLKSSVFHAKTANLGTLLFVGLVVAVVSLASKKIQDKRFIGLTLVLLLMVTTLFPWHWLNHTPLNTIQFPWRFLGILSVMLAFFISQDEWGVFRKFWTVALLVFLAISNLGIYQYQSIQSQQGHLLTKAEYEQPTPFYIGAGHEYLPDEINYQELLKQKKRQLDYSAAQVTITNVRMPYGKISFDYQVVKQSAKVTVPFIYYLGYQATIQMKNQTGAKKMNLTNQGGLAALSLSGTGHVDIRYQRTKVQKIGTMMTLLSVGGFGFSRFLQQKKKHKIKEQR from the coding sequence ATGGGACAACAAGTGAAGTCTTGGTGCCGTCAACACGAGCGGCTACTCATTTTTATTAGTTTTCTCTTATTAAGTGGACTTTCTCTCTATTTTGTCTATTTTCAAGAGAATTTTTTACGAGCAAGTGATTTCCGCTTTCATCAAAATCGGGTGGAAGGCCTCGCATTAGCAATTAAAAACAACGACTGGTTTCCTAAAATCAATTATTTTTTCTTGGGAGGCTATGGCTATGCCTCTAGTTTGTTTTATCCAGATGCGTATCTTTATTTACCTGCGCTTTTGCGTGTTCTGGGGCTTTCCTTTGTCGCTAGTATGGCGATTTTTGTGTTTGCGGTAAACTTGGCAACATTTAGTCTTACTTATTATGCAGGCCGATTAATGGCGCTCTCTAAAAAAAGAAGCTATCTCTTTGCCATTTTGTATGGCTTATCTATCTACCGCATGCAAGACTTGTTTAATCGCCAAGCGTTAGGAGAATTTTTGGCGCTAAGTTTTTTTCCGTTGGTCTTAGCGAGCCTGTTTTTATTACGAAAGGGAACCACGAAATGTTGGCCGTTGTTAACGCTGGCGATGACTGGGATTGGGTTGGCTCACTTTATTTCTATTGAAATGGTTTCTATTTGGATTGGGTTATACATTCTGTTTTATTGGCAGCAGTTTTTTAAAAAGGAGGTCCTGTGGGCATTAGCGAAGGCTGCAGGTCTGACATTGCTTTGGCTGGCCTTTTATCTTTTACCAGTTGCTGAACAAATGAAAAATCAAGTGTTTAAAGTTACGTCCAATCCACTCACTTATATTTCCGAAAGAAGTTATCCCATTGTTTCTCTTTTCATTAATAGTTTAAAGAGCAGTGTTTTTCACGCGAAAACAGCGAATCTAGGAACCCTTTTGTTTGTAGGGCTTGTTGTAGCAGTGGTTTCGCTTGCTAGCAAAAAAATTCAGGACAAACGGTTTATTGGTTTGACGCTGGTACTCTTATTGATGGTTACTACGCTTTTTCCTTGGCACTGGCTGAACCACACGCCTTTAAATACGATTCAGTTTCCTTGGCGGTTTTTAGGGATTCTTTCCGTAATGCTCGCTTTTTTCATTTCACAAGACGAATGGGGTGTTTTCCGTAAATTTTGGACTGTGGCTTTGTTGGTTTTCCTTGCCATCAGCAATTTAGGCATTTATCAATATCAAAGTATTCAGTCACAACAAGGCCACCTGTTAACAAAAGCTGAGTATGAGCAACCAACGCCTTTTTATATCGGTGCGGGCCATGAATATTTGCCAGATGAAATCAATTATCAGGAATTATTGAAACAGAAAAAACGACAACTTGATTATTCGGCAGCACAAGTAACCATTACAAATGTTAGAATGCCTTATGGGAAAATTTCATTTGACTACCAAGTGGTGAAGCAATCAGCGAAGGTGACCGTTCCTTTTATTTATTACTTAGGCTATCAAGCCACGATTCAAATGAAAAACCAAACGGGCGCTAAAAAAATGAACCTAACCAATCAAGGAGGCTTAGCCGCTCTTTCTTTATCTGGTACAGGACATGTCGACATCCGTTACCAAAGAACAAAAGTGCAAAAAATAGGGACAATGATGACCTTGCTTTCTGTTGGTGGTTTTGGATTTAGCCGATTTTTACAACAAAAAAAGAAACACAAGATAAAAGAACAACGATGA
- a CDS encoding DUF1129 domain-containing protein, with amino-acid sequence MEAEALRAIVAENRQLEQNLTKRNEQYIFDLKKSLKAANLSEEELALALHGILPELVAGQKTGKTARQLFGTVSERTEAILNKPAEVKEPAGWMIWLDNTLLLLGLLTIMLAAMSLFSKGTAQPLGLTTYILGAMAGGYVFYLMHKYVYRFDRQGGDKSKRPGWLKTTAILFGGMFLWIAVFAGSAMLPPVINPILDPMIALVIGALAFVARYFFKKKYNIQGSFMTRQ; translated from the coding sequence ATGGAAGCAGAAGCATTACGAGCAATCGTGGCTGAGAATCGTCAATTAGAACAGAATTTGACTAAAAGAAATGAACAATACATTTTTGACTTAAAAAAATCATTAAAAGCGGCTAATTTATCTGAAGAGGAGCTAGCATTGGCTCTACACGGTATTTTACCAGAATTAGTAGCCGGTCAAAAAACAGGTAAAACAGCCCGTCAGTTATTTGGCACTGTTTCAGAACGGACGGAAGCAATTTTAAATAAACCAGCAGAAGTCAAAGAACCAGCGGGCTGGATGATTTGGCTCGACAATACCTTATTATTGCTTGGTTTATTAACAATCATGTTAGCGGCGATGTCTCTATTTTCAAAAGGAACCGCACAGCCTCTCGGATTAACCACATATATCTTAGGTGCGATGGCTGGGGGTTATGTTTTCTATCTAATGCACAAATATGTTTACCGTTTTGATCGTCAAGGTGGCGACAAAAGCAAACGTCCTGGTTGGTTAAAAACGACCGCCATTCTATTTGGCGGAATGTTCTTGTGGATTGCAGTTTTCGCTGGTTCAGCGATGCTGCCACCAGTAATCAATCCCATTTTAGATCCGATGATTGCTTTAGTAATCGGTGCGTTAGCCTTTGTAGCACGCTATTTCTTCAAGAAAAAATACAATATTCAAGGTAGTTTCATGACACGTCAATAA
- the ychF gene encoding redox-regulated ATPase YchF: MALTAGIVGLPNVGKSTLFNAITKAGAEAANYPFATIDPNVGMVEVPDARLQRLTELVKPKKTVPTTFEFTDIAGIVKGASKGEGLGNQFLSHIRQVDAICHVVRCFDDENIMREQNRDADFVDPLADIDTINLELILADLDSINKRYTRVAKMAKAKDKEAVEELAVLDKIKPVLEEGLSARTIEFTPEEEKIVKSLFLLTTKPVLYVANVSEDEVADPDNNEYVQQVRNFATSENAEVIVVSARAEEEIAELDSEEDKAEFLEAMGIEQSGLDQLIRAAYDLLGLATYFTAGEQEVRAWTFRKGIKAPQAAGIIHSDFERGFIRAETVSYEDLDKYGNMQAAKEAGRVRLEGKDYVVQDGDVMLFRFNV; this comes from the coding sequence ATGGCACTAACAGCTGGAATTGTCGGCTTACCAAACGTTGGTAAATCGACCCTATTTAACGCAATTACAAAAGCAGGAGCAGAAGCTGCAAATTATCCCTTTGCAACGATTGATCCAAACGTCGGCATGGTTGAAGTACCAGATGCCCGTTTACAACGCTTGACAGAACTAGTAAAACCGAAAAAAACAGTTCCCACAACGTTTGAATTTACAGACATCGCCGGAATTGTTAAAGGTGCCAGTAAAGGAGAAGGGCTAGGAAATCAGTTTTTAAGTCACATTCGTCAAGTAGATGCAATCTGTCACGTGGTTCGTTGTTTTGATGACGAAAATATCATGCGTGAACAAAATCGGGATGCGGATTTCGTTGATCCTTTAGCAGACATTGATACAATTAATTTAGAGCTAATTTTAGCAGATTTAGATTCAATCAATAAGCGCTATACTCGCGTGGCTAAAATGGCGAAAGCAAAAGATAAAGAAGCGGTGGAAGAATTAGCTGTTTTAGACAAAATTAAACCAGTTTTAGAAGAAGGTTTATCTGCTCGTACGATTGAATTTACGCCAGAAGAAGAGAAAATTGTTAAATCTCTTTTCTTATTAACCACAAAGCCGGTCCTTTATGTAGCAAATGTTTCAGAAGATGAAGTGGCGGATCCAGACAACAACGAGTATGTACAACAAGTTCGTAATTTTGCAACCAGTGAAAATGCGGAAGTAATCGTGGTTAGTGCGCGAGCAGAAGAAGAAATTGCTGAATTGGATTCTGAAGAAGACAAGGCTGAATTTTTAGAAGCAATGGGCATTGAACAATCTGGCTTAGATCAATTGATTCGTGCGGCGTACGATTTGTTAGGCTTAGCTACCTACTTTACAGCTGGTGAACAAGAAGTTCGTGCGTGGACGTTCCGTAAGGGAATCAAGGCACCTCAAGCAGCTGGGATTATCCACAGTGACTTTGAACGAGGCTTCATTCGTGCGGAAACAGTTTCTTATGAAGACCTAGATAAATATGGCAATATGCAAGCTGCCAAAGAAGCGGGCCGTGTTCGTTTAGAAGGAAAAGACTACGTCGTTCAAGATGGCGATGTTATGTTGTTCCGTTTTAACGTTTAA
- a CDS encoding DUF951 domain-containing protein, which yields MYDLGDIVEMKKPHACQANRWQIIRMGADIKIKCTNCGHIVMMPRRDFTKKLKKVIEKKAD from the coding sequence ATGTATGATTTAGGCGATATTGTCGAAATGAAAAAGCCGCATGCTTGCCAAGCAAATCGTTGGCAAATCATTCGCATGGGCGCTGATATCAAAATCAAGTGCACGAATTGCGGGCATATTGTCATGATGCCGCGTCGTGATTTTACTAAAAAATTAAAAAAAGTAATCGAGAAAAAAGCAGACTAA
- a CDS encoding ParB/RepB/Spo0J family partition protein: MNKGKGLGRGIDALFQDIAKLEDVDVKNEQVTEILLNELRPNPYQPRKTFDETSLQELANSILHSGVFQPIIVRKSAVKGYEIIAGERRFRASKLAGKEKIPAIIREFDEESMMQVAVLENLQREDLNPLEEAEAYEMLMKNLKLTQAEVAERLGKSRPYIANYLRLLTLPDAVKAMVQKQSMSMGQARTLLGLKNKEQLLPLANRCIKDNLTVRQLEQLVAELNETQGKKGKKAKKAIKEKPIYIRESEDRLMDKFGTTVAIQEKEGKGKIEIEYLSSSDLARILDILDIHFDEE; the protein is encoded by the coding sequence ATGAATAAAGGCAAAGGTTTAGGCAGAGGCATCGATGCCTTGTTTCAAGATATCGCAAAGCTAGAAGATGTCGACGTTAAGAACGAACAAGTGACAGAAATTCTATTAAACGAACTTCGTCCCAATCCTTACCAACCGCGGAAAACATTTGATGAAACCTCTTTACAAGAACTTGCAAACTCGATTCTACATTCCGGTGTGTTTCAACCGATTATTGTTCGTAAATCGGCAGTTAAAGGCTATGAAATTATTGCAGGTGAGCGTCGGTTCCGGGCTTCTAAATTAGCCGGCAAAGAAAAAATTCCCGCAATTATTCGCGAATTTGATGAAGAATCCATGATGCAAGTTGCTGTTTTGGAAAACTTACAAAGGGAAGATTTAAATCCGCTAGAAGAAGCAGAAGCCTATGAAATGCTAATGAAAAATTTGAAATTAACACAAGCGGAAGTCGCAGAACGTTTGGGCAAAAGTCGCCCGTATATTGCCAATTATTTACGGTTGCTAACTTTACCAGATGCGGTCAAAGCAATGGTTCAAAAACAAAGCATGTCAATGGGTCAAGCACGGACGTTATTAGGCTTGAAGAACAAAGAACAGCTATTGCCATTAGCTAATCGTTGTATTAAAGACAATTTAACGGTTCGACAATTAGAACAACTTGTCGCTGAATTAAACGAAACACAAGGCAAAAAGGGCAAAAAAGCGAAAAAAGCCATCAAAGAAAAACCCATTTATATTCGTGAAAGTGAAGACCGCTTAATGGATAAATTTGGGACAACCGTAGCGATTCAAGAAAAAGAAGGCAAAGGGAAAATTGAAATTGAGTACTTGTCCTCTTCGGATTTGGCTAGAATTTTAGATATTTTAGATATTCATTTTGACGAGGAATAA
- a CDS encoding ParA family protein gives MTRIISVANQKGGVGKTTTTVNLGACLANLGKKVLLIDIDAQGNATSGMGVPKPDVAHDVYDVLVNEEPITSVVQHTSRENLDIVPATIQLAGAEIELTSMMARESRLKLAIDEVRDMYDFVLIDCPPSLGHLTINAFTASDSILIPVQCEYYALEGLSQLLNTIRLVQKHFNPELKIEGVLLTMYDARTNLGAEVVEEVRKYFREKVYDTIIPRNVRLSEAPSHGLPIIDYDIRSKGAEVYQALAKEVLENE, from the coding sequence ATGACACGAATTATTTCTGTAGCGAACCAAAAAGGCGGCGTTGGTAAAACAACGACCACTGTAAATTTAGGCGCATGTTTAGCAAACTTAGGCAAAAAAGTCTTACTGATCGACATTGATGCACAAGGAAATGCTACCAGTGGCATGGGTGTCCCTAAACCAGATGTCGCACATGATGTGTATGATGTCCTTGTAAATGAAGAACCAATCACTAGCGTGGTTCAACATACCAGCCGTGAAAATTTAGATATTGTCCCTGCAACTATTCAATTAGCAGGCGCCGAAATTGAGTTAACTTCAATGATGGCTCGAGAATCGCGCTTGAAATTAGCAATTGATGAAGTAAGAGACATGTATGATTTCGTTTTAATTGATTGCCCGCCTTCTCTAGGGCATTTAACAATCAATGCTTTTACAGCAAGTGATTCGATTCTAATTCCTGTTCAATGTGAATATTACGCATTAGAAGGCTTGAGTCAATTGCTAAATACGATTCGCTTGGTTCAAAAACATTTTAACCCTGAATTGAAAATTGAAGGGGTCTTGTTAACCATGTACGATGCTCGGACCAATTTAGGTGCCGAAGTCGTTGAAGAAGTCCGTAAATATTTCCGTGAAAAAGTCTATGATACGATTATTCCAAGAAATGTCCGTTTATCCGAAGCACCAAGTCATGGTTTACCAATCATTGACTATGATATTCGCTCAAAAGGTGCCGAAGTGTATCAAGCACTAGCAAAGGAAGTGTTGGAGAATGAATAA
- the rsmG gene encoding 16S rRNA (guanine(527)-N(7))-methyltransferase RsmG encodes MLPEEFRQLLAEKGIELTNQQMTQFDQYFHLLVEWNEKMNLTAITEEKEVYLKHFYDSVSLAFFEDFASDKAICDVGAGAGFPSIPLKIVFPSLNVTIVDSLNKRITFLTELVNQLGLANVSLYHDRAETFGQKAEFRGAFDYVTARAVARLNVLSELCLPLVKKEGYFLALKASKSEEEINEAKPAIATLGGQFQKEVGFTLPITADERHIVVIQKKKETPKKYPRKPGLPNKQPIK; translated from the coding sequence ATGCTACCCGAAGAATTTAGACAACTATTAGCCGAAAAAGGCATTGAATTGACAAACCAACAGATGACACAATTTGACCAATATTTCCATTTACTAGTAGAATGGAATGAAAAAATGAATTTAACAGCCATTACAGAAGAAAAAGAAGTTTATTTGAAACATTTCTATGATTCTGTTTCGTTGGCATTCTTTGAAGACTTTGCCAGTGACAAAGCCATTTGTGATGTTGGCGCAGGCGCAGGATTTCCAAGTATTCCTTTGAAAATTGTTTTTCCTTCATTAAATGTCACAATTGTTGACTCTTTAAATAAACGAATTACTTTCCTAACAGAGTTGGTGAATCAACTAGGTTTGGCTAATGTTTCTTTGTATCATGATCGTGCAGAAACATTTGGTCAAAAAGCAGAATTTCGTGGCGCGTTTGATTACGTTACAGCGCGAGCAGTTGCACGATTAAATGTTTTAAGTGAACTGTGTTTACCCTTAGTTAAAAAAGAAGGCTATTTTTTAGCCTTAAAAGCATCGAAAAGTGAAGAAGAAATTAATGAAGCAAAACCTGCAATCGCTACATTAGGCGGTCAATTTCAAAAAGAAGTTGGTTTTACTTTGCCGATTACGGCAGACGAACGTCACATTGTCGTGATTCAAAAGAAAAAAGAAACCCCTAAAAAATATCCCAGAAAACCTGGATTACCAAATAAACAACCGATTAAATAA
- a CDS encoding DUF3114 domain-containing protein: MGRWQELQQAMSAGVEAAIDAGWDRQAVYGLVESAIKDTRFLPLEQAKTAVTELFSEVEEVGSSAYERLFRFSAYRPQEKLSLLLWQLGAVLDQHGMLQLVGPYRFSKTIAPHATFWHLLAKTVQKAYPLGLLGSFNQEKAKKIHQLRMYIDRQNITYIRDFFKQEGDTDEQALKRYVFAAKPQGMGGRKLKKSSARLHNKYPEGASYSLINKKRLTPNFHSEFILNEEGTFVTQWDVLVEDWRGRLISNPAYYQAAKNNEYQEKVLNGESFNYANRNNRTHELLDSSPPGRFDHQLRKTAKKGWLSPRIQEYDYRRERQIKCDDYSK, from the coding sequence ATGGGACGTTGGCAAGAATTACAACAAGCAATGAGTGCTGGTGTAGAGGCGGCGATTGACGCTGGCTGGGACCGCCAAGCTGTTTATGGATTAGTGGAAAGCGCCATAAAAGACACGCGTTTCTTGCCACTTGAGCAAGCGAAAACAGCAGTCACGGAACTGTTTTCTGAAGTGGAAGAAGTGGGCTCTTCAGCGTATGAGCGATTATTTCGCTTTTCGGCTTATCGTCCGCAAGAAAAGCTCTCGTTACTGTTATGGCAATTAGGTGCAGTGTTGGATCAGCATGGCATGTTGCAATTAGTAGGACCTTATCGTTTCTCGAAGACGATTGCACCGCATGCGACGTTTTGGCATTTGTTGGCAAAAACAGTTCAAAAAGCCTATCCGTTAGGTCTTCTTGGGAGCTTTAATCAAGAGAAAGCGAAAAAGATACATCAATTAAGAATGTATATTGATCGTCAAAATATCACGTATATCCGCGATTTTTTTAAACAAGAAGGGGACACCGATGAACAGGCATTAAAACGCTATGTTTTTGCGGCCAAGCCGCAAGGAATGGGCGGGCGGAAACTGAAAAAAAGCTCTGCTCGTTTACACAACAAATACCCTGAGGGGGCATCTTATTCTTTGATTAATAAGAAACGATTGACGCCTAATTTTCACAGTGAGTTTATTTTGAATGAAGAAGGGACCTTTGTAACCCAGTGGGATGTGTTAGTTGAAGACTGGCGAGGCAGATTAATTAGTAATCCAGCTTATTATCAAGCGGCCAAAAACAATGAATACCAGGAAAAAGTCTTGAATGGTGAATCGTTTAATTATGCAAATCGGAATAATCGTACCCATGAATTACTAGATAGTTCACCACCAGGGAGATTTGATCATCAATTACGAAAAACAGCCAAAAAAGGTTGGTTAAGTCCCCGTATCCAAGAATACGACTACCGCAGAGAACGACAAATAAAGTGCGATGATTATAGTAAGTAA
- a CDS encoding oleate hydratase produces MRYTNGNYEAFARPRKPKGVDDKSAYIVGGGLAGLATAVFLIRDGQMKGENIHIFEELTLSGGSLDGKFIPHDGFVTRGGREMENHFECLWDLFRSVPSLEVEDASVLDEFYRLDLDDPNSSNCRIIHNRGERVPDDGQFTLSKKAQKEIVDLFMTSEDQLIGKKIEDVFGEEFFESNFWIYWCSMFAFEKWHSAIEMRRYIMRFIHHIKGLPDFTALKFTKYNQYESLVKPLLSFLTNQGVDFQYETTINDIQVDIKGATKVARRLLLTQAGKTKEIPLTENDLVFVTNGSITESSTQGDHHTPAPITHELGGSWNLWKNLAKQSPEFGHPEVFCENLPDESWFVSATITWENFDIEPYLSRLTHRKLRTGKIVTGGIITIKDSNWMMSFAMHRQPHFKEQNDQQSITWVYGLLSNKPGNYIKKPIEQCTGQEITQELLYHLGVPEGEIERISEESATTIPVYMPFITSYFMLREPGDRPLVVPNGSKNLAFIGNFADTERDTVFTTEYSVRTAMEAVYQLLEVERGVPEVFASAYDLRVLANSVYYLSDKKKLTEMDMPFVERKMVEHFVKKFEDTYIGDILRENHLI; encoded by the coding sequence ATGAGATACACAAATGGAAATTATGAAGCATTTGCTCGACCAAGAAAACCAAAAGGTGTAGATGACAAGAGTGCCTACATCGTTGGTGGTGGCCTAGCAGGTTTAGCAACGGCTGTTTTCTTAATTCGTGACGGTCAAATGAAGGGCGAAAATATTCACATTTTTGAAGAACTCACGCTGTCTGGCGGTTCTTTAGATGGTAAATTTATTCCCCATGATGGCTTTGTCACTCGCGGCGGACGCGAAATGGAAAACCATTTCGAGTGTTTGTGGGATCTATTTCGTTCGGTACCATCATTAGAAGTAGAAGATGCCTCTGTCCTAGATGAGTTTTACCGTTTAGATTTAGATGATCCGAATTCTTCAAATTGCCGCATTATTCATAACCGTGGCGAACGTGTCCCAGATGATGGACAATTTACTTTATCCAAAAAAGCACAAAAAGAAATCGTTGATTTATTTATGACTTCTGAAGATCAATTAATTGGCAAAAAAATTGAAGATGTTTTCGGCGAAGAATTTTTTGAATCCAACTTTTGGATCTATTGGTGTTCAATGTTTGCTTTTGAAAAATGGCACTCTGCCATTGAAATGCGCCGTTACATCATGCGCTTTATCCACCACATCAAAGGTTTGCCTGACTTTACAGCCTTGAAGTTTACCAAATACAATCAATACGAATCGTTAGTGAAACCATTACTAAGCTTTTTAACCAATCAAGGGGTAGACTTTCAATATGAAACAACGATCAATGATATCCAAGTCGACATCAAAGGAGCTACTAAAGTTGCTCGGCGATTATTGCTGACACAAGCGGGCAAAACCAAAGAAATTCCTTTAACTGAAAATGATTTAGTCTTCGTAACGAATGGCTCAATTACTGAAAGTTCGACGCAAGGAGATCATCATACACCAGCACCAATTACTCATGAACTAGGGGGAAGTTGGAATCTCTGGAAAAACTTAGCAAAACAATCCCCAGAATTTGGGCACCCAGAAGTTTTCTGTGAAAATTTACCAGATGAAAGTTGGTTTGTCTCAGCAACGATTACGTGGGAAAATTTCGATATTGAACCGTATCTTTCTCGGTTAACACATCGTAAATTACGGACAGGAAAAATTGTCACAGGTGGTATTATTACTATCAAAGACTCTAATTGGATGATGAGTTTTGCTATGCATAGACAACCGCATTTCAAAGAACAAAATGATCAACAATCTATAACTTGGGTATATGGATTACTTTCTAATAAACCAGGAAATTATATTAAAAAACCAATCGAACAATGTACAGGCCAAGAAATTACGCAAGAGTTACTTTATCATTTAGGGGTCCCAGAAGGGGAAATTGAACGTATTTCAGAAGAATCGGCTACCACTATTCCGGTTTATATGCCGTTTATCACTTCTTACTTTATGTTAAGAGAACCAGGCGATCGACCATTAGTTGTACCAAACGGCTCTAAAAATCTTGCTTTCATTGGGAACTTCGCAGATACTGAACGAGATACGGTGTTTACAACAGAGTATTCTGTACGGACAGCGATGGAAGCTGTTTATCAATTGCTAGAGGTTGAACGCGGAGTACCAGAAGTGTTTGCTTCTGCATACGACTTGCGCGTCTTAGCAAACTCTGTTTATTATTTATCTGACAAGAAAAAATTAACAGAAATGGATATGCCGTTCGTGGAACGCAAAATGGTTGAACACTTTGTGAAGAAATTTGAGGATACGTATATTGGTGATATTTTAAGAGAAAATCATTTAATTTAG